A window of the Euzebya pacifica genome harbors these coding sequences:
- the cobO gene encoding cob(I)yrinic acid a,c-diamide adenosyltransferase, with protein MSRRSTPLLLVNTGHGKGKSSSSFGVLNRAWHQGWRCGVYQFVKSGKWKIGERVAAETLSASEVGGTIDWFSVGDGWTWTSRDLEESADLAREGWEEVKRRIADETYDFLLLDEFTYPMTFGWVDTAEVIEVLRTRPGHQHVFITGRDAPAELVELADLVSEVTKVKHPFDAGIKAQPGIEW; from the coding sequence ATGAGTCGCCGATCAACCCCCCTCCTCCTCGTCAACACCGGACACGGCAAGGGCAAGTCCTCCTCGTCCTTCGGGGTGCTCAACCGCGCTTGGCACCAGGGCTGGCGGTGCGGCGTGTACCAGTTCGTCAAGTCCGGCAAGTGGAAGATCGGGGAGCGCGTCGCGGCCGAGACGCTGTCGGCATCGGAGGTCGGCGGCACCATCGACTGGTTCTCCGTCGGAGACGGCTGGACCTGGACCAGCCGTGACCTCGAGGAGTCCGCCGACCTCGCCCGGGAGGGCTGGGAGGAGGTCAAGCGACGCATCGCCGACGAGACCTACGACTTCCTGCTCCTCGACGAGTTCACCTACCCCATGACGTTCGGATGGGTCGACACCGCCGAGGTCATCGAGGTGCTGCGAACCCGCCCCGGCCACCAGCACGTCTTCATCACTGGGCGTGACGCGCCCGCGGAGCTCGTCGAGCTGGCCGACCTGGTCAGCGAGGTCACCAAGGTCAAGCACCCCTTCGACGCCGGCATCAAGGCGCAGCCCGGTATCGAATGGTGA